GAAGTAGAGGAAGATTTGACTTCTGAGGAGACGCTGGAACCCAATGTTGAAGCGGCGGAGGAAGATCGAGTAGCGGCGGAGGCAATGCGAAAGGAATCAAAGTTCGCTTCAGATGTGGAGAAAAACCTAACTTTTGCGATGAAGGGCTTCAATCTTGCATCAGAGGTAGCAATGCCGCAATTGGAGATGAAGAGTGGCAAGATCCTGCATGTCCAAAATGGTGATGTGTTGGGCACGATGTTTCGAGTTGCTGCGGAGGCCACGTTGACGGAAACCACCATGCAGCCACCATGGAAGCGACCACACACATTTGTTGGTGGGCCGGAGAAGACAAAACGTTCGCTGGTGAAACCACCAAACACGCTTGTTTGCATGCCGGAGATGATAAATCGTCCACCGGCGAAACCGCCTAATATAGGGGCTTTGTGGGCGTCGACGTCGGCGGAGTTTATCGTCGCAAGTCGTGCACCAATGGGGAAGAGAGATGACAGATTGAAGATGAGTCTTCTCCAATGTCGCAAGGAGGATCTGCCTCCATCATTGGATCCGTCAGAGCACAGTACTCCTGCAAAGTTCGCTACTTCGCAAACGGCAAGAGAGGTGTCGACGAGAGCAATTCCACAAGCGAAGGAGATGAAGGCAGCAAGCATGCAGGTACAGTTTCTGCCACTAAATTCATCGAAATCAACTATTTGTGTGGTGAACAAAGGGAAAGTGGAAGATAAGAGACAAGCTAAACTGATCACTGTAACCATGCGTGAGTGGTACTGTTTCTGTAATGATCTCAAAACAGAGACGAGGCCAGCAAGGATTGGGTCTGAGTTGAACATTTTTTCTAAGCGAATGGGACAATCCCAAAACACTAAAAGGGGGGATTGGGCCTTACAACAGAATAGGGGAGTCAAATTAATAGATTGGGCCAACTTATCAGCTTTTGGGTCAAAACCCAATTTGCCCATGTACTTGAAGCAGGGAACCAGAACTCATTTCAAAGAGTTACAGAGAACTATGCTGTTGACTACAAGTGTAGACATTGAAGAGGATGGGATTGCTGTGTCAAAATTATACTTCAGCTTTGATTGTGAGTTGCAACACAGGTATGCATATAAATTTTTTGGTAGATAGGAACAAGGCCATGGTAGTACAAACAAATTGATTGTTGAAACTTTTACTACTAGTTTTGGCCATCTTGGTACTGGACAGGAGCAAGACAGTATTTTGGGGTTATTAATTGATCCGGGTGGACACAATATGAGAATGGGGGGAGGAAGTCGAAGAACAGTGGGGGCTAAGAACAAGTATTTAAGTGATTTGTTCTATATTGTCATTTTGGGGAGTATAGAATATTGGGGTAAACTTGAGTTCTTGGTCCAAAGAGTTGATAATGAGGTTTATAAGCCTTGTGGTTATTTCCCTGCTGAGTTCAAGTATCAACTATTCAGCAATCTAGGGACCCATGATGATGAGTCAATTTTCACAGCCACCATGGCAAGGAATTGGGGAGATTATGCTATTTGTATCCATGACATGGCTAAAGTAATGACAGTGACTAAAATGAAGGACAGGAACAAGCAATCTTCCAATTTCATATTGCTCCCTTGCCACCTTGATCACACTAGAGTACCTTTGATAATTTGGCATTCATTAGATCCCTATATTCTGGTTTTCACTACTGTTGAGGGTGATGCTATGCTAAAGATGGGTCATGCCCAGGTTCGAAGGTGGGCTCAAGAGGTGGAAATTAGAGCTGTGCATGAAATGGGCTTGGATTCAGCTGAGTTAGCTGCTGGTTTTTACAGCTTGGGTTCTCAAAGTGCTGAGTTATATAGTTTGGGGAGGCTAGTTTTTGAAGGTTCTGCTACCTTGCTTCTTCAACCTGTTGGCAACCGCTTGGTCTTCTACACATTGTTTTTCCAGAATGGGAACCTTGGCAACAGTTATTTGAGTTGGCCTATGAAGATGATATCCAATTCTTATGTGGCTGGGAATATTTGCTTTCTGCAATGGGATCCAGGTGGAAGTTGTGCTTGTCCCATTTGGATTCTTGAGATAGTTGTTCCATGATGTAGCTTGTCATTTGtcttcaccttgaggacaaggtgaattttCAGGGGGGGAGTATTGATAGGAATGCAGGGTTAGTTAGGAATTGTTAGTTGTTAGGAAGTTAGTTAGACAGTTATAAGGcatgttgcctataaataagagagGTTAGTGAACATTAGGGGTATCTTTGTATTCTGTTAGGAAttgggtttagagagagaagtggttctctttctagggttagagagggtgtttggcatctctctcatgtatctttcccctaatccccaattgggaattagggttctatCAATAAACTACTGCTAAATTTCTGAGTTCTATCACTCATTttatagtgcatgtttgaaaactcGTTTGGAAACCACGGTGAAGTCAAAATTATGATGGACACTCGTTTGAAAAACTCATTTGCAACTTACCTTAGTTTTTGCTTTAGTCCATAATTTTGGATTCACTGTAGTTTTCGAacgagtttccaaacatgcgcAGATGGTCACTTGATTTAAGAATATCAAGGAGAAAGTTATTCTAATTGAGCTTTTGTTATCTGCAGATAATTTTGGAAGGCATGGGTCGATCTCTTCATACTAACCTCTATGCTCGGTTTAAGTGTGATGCTTTGAAGGTAATATTATCTGGTTTATAGCTAATGGTTATTGTCACTATCTAATGACTTTTTCATACTTTattttgctctttttttttatgatgattACCTTTTGTTGAAGATTCTATTACTTTGTGTTCTTACATGGTTTTATGAACAGATTGGGATTCTTCATATGAATTTTCTTTCTCAGCATTCAACCACATTTTGAATTATACATATTTTGGTTATTTTTAGCAGCATGTTAGGTTTAGCTGTTTAGAAAGCTCTGGTGTGTTTTTATGCAAAAGCTTATTCATCATTAGGATCGTCGATTTGAGGAGATAAACTGAGCATGCAATAACTGCTAATGACATTTGAATCTTTTCACACTGCATTTGTACATGTCATTCTGTTGATGTGAGATGATAACTTTAAGTGGTTGGCTTGTCACACTTTTAGCCCCCTTCTTcatatttgtttatttatttatttttcaataatttt
This is a stretch of genomic DNA from Lotus japonicus ecotype B-129 chromosome 1, LjGifu_v1.2. It encodes these proteins:
- the LOC130734515 gene encoding uncharacterized protein LOC130734515 is translated as MASSEVVQENQELRARMESVEAITGKNEFDLAGVAKKMGVRLVTNPDLVKEISRLENKLRDLEERRKQREQERREAEAAQRESEAAIEAGRTAAATTLLRGMKTMAEEERYATVGEQPSEVEEDLTSEETLEPNVEAAEEDRVAAEAMRKESKFASDVEKNLTFAMKGFNLASEVAMPQLEMKSGKILHVQNGDVLGTMFRVAAEATLTETTMQPPWKRPHTFVGGPEKTKRSLVKPPNTLVCMPEMINRPPAKPPNIGALWASTSAEFIVASRAPMGKRDDRLKMSLLQCRKEDLPPSLDPSEHSTPAKFATSQTAREVSTRAIPQAKEMKAASMQVQFLPLNSSKSTICVVNKGKVEDKRQAKLITVTMREWYCFCNDLKTETRPARIGSELNIFSKRMGQSQNTKRGDWALQQNRGVKLIDWANLSAFGSKPNLPMYLKQGTRTHFKELQRTMLLTTSVDIEEDGIAVSKLYFSFDCELQHSFGHLGTGQEQDSILGLLIDPGGHNMRMGGGSRRTVGAKNKYLSDLFYIVILGSIEYWGKLEFLVQRVDNEVYKPCGYFPAEFKYQLFSNLGTHDDESIFTATMARNWGDYAICIHDMAKVMTVTKMKDRNKQSSNFILLPCHLDHTRVPLIIWHSLDPYILVFTTVEGDAMLKMGHAQVRRWAQEVEIRAVHEMGLDSAELAAGFYSLGSQSAELYSLGRLVFEGSATLLLQPVGNRLVFYTLFFQNGNLGNSYLSWPMKMISNSYVAGNICFLQWDPGGSCACPIWILEIVVP